From one Dryobates pubescens isolate bDryPub1 chromosome 2, bDryPub1.pri, whole genome shotgun sequence genomic stretch:
- the TMEM237 gene encoding transmembrane protein 237, which yields MALGVPSDSAKLYTNKCPPRALPPVPSGNQDEIPLSRPKKRKPKGKTPLDGIVQAAVRRQSESSEPLTPEPHDVPQRKRKKKKVPTDSETSFTQQNVASLFQNGNGMDVPEAEETVIRKQKKRTKKSRPAETHCSNELEVEEEDILEDEQRKSLDQHPVFAAPTGISQPVSKVFVEKNRRFQAADRAELIKTTENINVLMDVKASWTTRDVALSVHRSFRVIGLFTHGFLAGYAVWNIIIIYILAGNQFSTVSNLLEQYKTLAYPAQSLFYLLLSISTVSAFDRIDLAKASIALRGFLTLDPAAVASFLYFAALILSLSQQMTCDRINLYTPPSENGSIWTAGTEEEIVKPWIVVNLVVSILVGTSWIFLSYRPDLDHSEELMFHAEIEEYPQGDIIPRVQP from the exons ATGGCGCTTGGAGTTCCTTCAGACTCGGCGAAACTGTACACTAATAAA TGCCCACCTCGTGCCCTCCCTCCAGTGCCAAG TGGAAACCAAG ATGAAATTCCACTCAGTCGTCCCAAAAAAAGGAAACCCAAAGGAAAGACTCCATTAG ATGGCATCGTCCAAGCAGCAGTTCGTAGGCAGTCTGAAAGCAGTGAGCCTCTAACTCCTGAACCTCATGATGTCCCTCAGAGGAAacgcaagaaaaagaaagtaccTACTG ATTCTGAGACCTCTTTTACCCAGCAAAATGTTGCATCCTTATTTCAGAATGGGAATGGCATGGATGTCCCTGAAGCTGAAGAAACAGTGATCcgcaaacagaaaaaaagaacaaa GAAATCTCGGCCAGCTGAAACACACTGTTCCAATGAGCTGGAAGTGGAGGAGGAAGACATTCTTGAAGATGAGCAGAGAAAGAGCCTAGATCAGCACCCTGTGTTTGCTGCTCCCACTGGAATTAGCCAGCCTGTCAGCAAAGTGTTTGTTGAAAAAAATC GGCGTTTTCAGGCAGCTGACCGTGCAGAATTGATTAAAACCACTGAAAATATCAATGTACTTATGGATGTGAAGGCTTCATGGACAACCAGAGATGTTGCACTCTCAGTGCACCGAAGTTTCAG ggTGATAGGACTCTTTACCCATGGCTTCCTTGCTGGATATGCCGTATGGAACATTATTATTATCTACATCTTGGCAGGAAATCAGTTTTCCACTGTTTCTAACCTGCTCGAGCAGTATAAGACACTGGCATACCCAGCTCAAAGTTTGTTCTATTTGTTGCTGTCTATCAGTACAGTATCAGCCTTTGACAG GATTGATTTGGCAAAAGCATCAATTGCACTGAGGGGCTTTCTGACCCTAGACCCAGCAGCTGTAGCCTCTTTCT TGTACTTTGCCGCCCTTATCTTATCCTTAAGCCAGCAGATGACATGTGACAGAATTAATCTCTACACACCACCTTCGGAAAATGGCAGCATCTG GACGGCAGGtacagaggaagaaattgttaaGCCGTGGATTGTGGTGAATCTGGTAGTGTCTATTCTAGTTGGGACAAGTTGGATCTTCTTGTCTTACCGACCAGACCTAGACCACAGTGAAG